The Larimichthys crocea isolate SSNF chromosome XI, L_crocea_2.0, whole genome shotgun sequence genome has a segment encoding these proteins:
- the LOC104922943 gene encoding probable G-protein coupled receptor 139 gives MEGGISVTVFITVQKIYYPLLCIMGIPANLFTFYMICFRKCGMSDTAIIYLSCLAIVDTFYLVWVILIDLTLTFWVQRPFWHSNPWCGILGFLQYGSLYSSSWIVVVFTIERYLVLRSTTAKKHFSQAWVTKLTCVAIVLASHLVSVPLGWINIVTPVNDIIDGVNVTLPKCHYRDETYSTVIVWITTFLSGGIPIVLVIIFNYLMGYHLCRARNLFTKEERRVMHGRSSRGMLKRTILLLSTVSVAFVVLSLPRFVTYCILRTKYNNNNFNRDDYNIPINVAGDLANMLQNLNSTTNFLLYCMVSRRFRRELVQVVSCKSKARELASVLNHTTMKVFSVVDHKTLPSSNPGTVVLTKLKQT, from the exons ATGGAGGGAGGCATCTCAGTCACCGTCTTCATCACTGTTCAGAAGATCTATTACCCGTTGCTTTGCATCATGGGCATTCCag CCAACCTCTTCACATTCTACATGATCTGCTTCCGTAAATGTGGGATGTCTGACACGGCCATTATTTACCTGAGCTGTCTGGCTATTGTGGATACTTTCTACCTGGTGTGGGTGATCCTTATTGATCTGACCCTCACCTTCTGGGTACAGCGGCCCTTCTGGCACTCCAATCCCTGGTGTGGCATCTTGGGGTTCCTGCAGTATGGATCATTGTATAGTTCCTCTTGGATCGTGGTGGTGTTCACCATCGAGCGTTACCTTGTCCTCCGTAGCACGACGGCAAAGAAGCACTTCTCGCAGGCCTGGGTCACTAAACTGACATGTGTCGCTATCGTTCTGGCATCACATCTTGTCTCTGTGCCGCTGGGTTGGATCAACATCGTCACACCTGTCAATGATATTATAGACGGGGTTAATGTGACGCTGCCCAAGTGTCATTACCGTGATGAGACCTACTCTACTGTTATAGTGTGGATAACCACCTTCCTCTCAGGGGGAATACCCATTGTGTTGGTTATCATCTTCAACTACCTCATGGGGTACCATCTGTGTCGGGCCAGAAATCTCTTCACCAAGGAGGAGCGTCGTGTCATGCACGGGCGGAGCAGCAGGGGAATGTTGAAGAGGACCATCCTGCTGCTGAGCACCGTCTCCGTGGCCTTTGTCGTGCTCAGCCTGCCCCGCTTTGTCACTTACTGCATCCTGAGGACCAAGTACAACAACAATAACTTCAACAGGGACGACTACAACATCCCCATCAACGTAGCTGGAGATTTGGCCAATATGCTGCAGAACCTCAACTCCACCACCAACTTCCTGCTGTACTGCATGGTCAGCCGCCGCTTCCGGCGGGAGCTGGTCCAGGTGGTGTCTTGTAAATCAAAAGCACGTGAGCTTGCCTCTGTCCTCAACCACACCACCATGAAAGTTTTCTCAGTTGTGGATCATAAGACCTTGCCGTCTAGCAACCCAGGCACTGTGGTGCTCACCAAACTCAAACAGACTTAG
- the traf3ip2a gene encoding adapter protein CIKS: MESCKGPCPHQSAPVEMDESMTTSSLNLAWPPPCKQCDEPTETSETLHEHGFKQDRRVAHNVRQSRLPESQYYQRAAGHTAPQPRMIVPIGSRQMHLFQFPGLIEPLQLYERDLMVNHSRGVAVPSIYPQDCSAEVESLDHPLTLMSDGPHTTQGRQCACCPPANLPPLDNNRHFKHDYPADPQHRQHLWNPPHDRLQERNAPNASHGSVPQYGAAPRDVMHERMMQPSFQARPGPVTREIKRTISLPAECRNIFITYSEDTAGEIIAFSKFLTDQGFDLAIDIFDNPIRRLAVTKWMDRYLNDKSVLIIVVISPKYKEDVEGDGDDEHGLHTKYIHNQIQNEFIQQGCLNFRLVPVLFPNATKRHVPNWLQNTRIYRWPQDTQDLLLRLFREERYIIPQRGGDLTLTVRPL, translated from the exons ATGGAATCTTGTAAAG GACCTTGTCCTCATCAGAGTGCTCCTGTTGAGATGGATGAGAGCATGACAACCTCCAGCCTCAACTTGGCCTGGCCGCCCCCTTGCAAACAAtgtgatgaacctacagagacCAGCGAAACACTGCATGAACATGGCTTCAAACAAGATAGAAGGGTAGCACACAATGTCAGGCAGTCCAGACTCCCTGAAAGCCAGTACTACCAGAGAGCAGCCGGTCATACTGCACCCCAACCTCGCATGATCGTCCCTATAGGCTCAAGACAGATGCACCTATTCCAGTTTCCAGGTCTCATAGAGCCGTTGCAGCTGTATGAACGGGACCTCATGGTCAACCACAGTAGAGGTGTTGCAGTTCCTTCAATCTATCCCCAGGATTGCTCTGCGGAGGTAGAAAGCTTGGACCACCCTCTAACGCTCATGTCTGACG GCCCCCATACAACGCAGGGGAGACAGTGTGCGTGCTGCCCTCCAGCAAATCTGCCCCCTCTTGATAATAATcgtcattttaaacatgattacCCTGCAGATCCTCAACACCGCCAGCACTTATG GAATCCACCCCATGATAGGTTGCAAGAGAGAAATGCTCCAAATGCCAGCCATGGATCAGTCCCTCAGTATGGGGCCGCTCCTAGAGATGTTATGCATGAGCGCATGATGCAACCTTCCTTCCAGGCTCGTCCTGGACCAGTAACGAGGGAGATCAAGAGGACCATCAGTCTACCTGCGGAGTGTA gaaacattttcatcacaTATTCGGAGGACACAGCTGGCGAAATTATCGCTTTTTCCAAATTCCTGACTGATCAGGGATTCGATCTAGCA ATCGACATCTTTGACAATCCAATCCGAAGACTGGCCGTCACCAAATGGATGGACAGATATTTGAATGAT AAATCAGTGCTCATCATCGTGGTCATCAGCCCCAAGTACAAGGAGGACGTGGAGGGAGACGGAGACGACGAGCACGGCCTGCACACCAAGTACATTCACAATCAG ATCCAAAATGAGTTCATCCAACAAGGCTGCCTGAACTTCAGACTGGTACCTGTGTTGTTTCCTAATGCGACAAAG AGACATGTCCCCAACTGGCTCCAGAACACCAGGATCTACCGTTGGCCCCAGGACACCCAGGACCTGCTGCTGCGCCTGTTCAGGGAGGAGCGCTACATTATCCCACAGCGAGGGGGTGACCTTACCCTCACTGTACGTCCCCTCtga